One part of the Terrimicrobium sacchariphilum genome encodes these proteins:
- a CDS encoding 4'-phosphopantetheinyl transferase family protein yields the protein MENIQIAAWNEMPGPLPVLDGHVDVWRIFPNLRNNRDLPEEELQRCEAINNALARQHELSSRIGVRRILGRYTGVLPSLLAFERAGRGKPFLAEGPQFNLSHTRDQILLGVSHQPVGLDVESRDRKVKAGDLAAKFFHKEELAAVMNHADSERVFLKYWVCKEATVKLSGDGIYHGLRDARIEMEGDSVRGTYCDREVCLSLFAPAPGFIAAVASWETHLTPRFFGLASDL from the coding sequence ATGGAAAACATCCAAATAGCCGCATGGAATGAGATGCCCGGCCCCTTGCCAGTATTGGATGGCCACGTGGATGTTTGGAGAATTTTTCCTAATCTTCGGAATAATCGAGATCTCCCCGAGGAGGAATTGCAGCGATGCGAGGCTATTAACAACGCGTTAGCGAGGCAGCATGAACTCAGCTCCCGCATCGGAGTTCGGCGGATTTTAGGGCGCTACACCGGGGTTTTGCCCTCGTTGCTGGCATTTGAACGAGCAGGCCGGGGGAAGCCATTCCTCGCGGAAGGGCCGCAATTCAACCTATCGCATACACGGGATCAAATCCTGTTAGGTGTGTCACATCAACCAGTTGGGCTTGATGTGGAATCCAGGGATCGGAAAGTGAAGGCGGGCGATCTGGCCGCCAAGTTTTTTCATAAAGAAGAGCTGGCAGCTGTTATGAACCATGCCGATAGCGAGAGGGTCTTCTTAAAATATTGGGTTTGCAAGGAGGCTACGGTTAAGCTCTCCGGGGACGGGATTTATCATGGCCTCAGGGACGCCAGGATCGAGATGGAAGGGGATAGTGTCCGAGGGACTTATTGCGACCGGGAGGTCTGTCTTTCGCTGTTTGCGCCTGCGCCGGGCTTTATCGCAGCGGTGGCATCTTGGGAGACGCACCTGACACCGCGGTTTTTTGGCTTGGCGAGCGATCTTTAG
- a CDS encoding MFS transporter, giving the protein MNVEQPASANDPGSGQKHGGGFLSSPGPVSAHWFQLFNAFSFQIVLGAPVIVFAKSLGASSTVLGIIASFTPLMTVFQLPAAQHLDRYGYRQFVLAGWGARTFFIFLMAFVPLLVFLDGTSKIVVLMAALFFFNLLRGISSAAWMPWITEIVPEPVRGRFLSVDQLFMYVGALLSLIASAVLMAGKVDPWEYCLVFLLSAFSATASLFVLRRIPEVPPSEKKSRNSQKVPWRAMLSYPPFRELIIFNLLFMSVVGSLGVFTVEYLREVGHFDVSSVMYISAFSFVGALIALPFSGKIVDQTGSKPLMRFATAMFSAVIFLWFLAAASVVPTSMSLIATLNVFSGIASANFNLANARITMATMPEMGRNHFFALFTVITSLGLGAAPVMWGLTLDMIGTYEAVTGVFHWKRHSIYFLALLVINIVAFLYIPRLHESPGSEGRESLSIYRRLKSLTQFRHR; this is encoded by the coding sequence TTGAATGTAGAGCAGCCGGCTTCGGCGAATGACCCAGGGAGCGGTCAGAAGCACGGCGGCGGCTTTTTGTCGTCGCCGGGGCCGGTTAGCGCGCATTGGTTCCAGCTCTTCAATGCGTTTTCCTTCCAGATCGTCCTCGGGGCGCCGGTGATCGTTTTCGCGAAGTCACTCGGCGCTTCCTCTACCGTGCTCGGCATCATCGCGTCCTTTACGCCGCTGATGACCGTCTTTCAGCTCCCGGCCGCGCAGCATCTCGACCGTTATGGTTACCGTCAGTTCGTGCTGGCCGGCTGGGGGGCGAGGACGTTCTTCATCTTCCTCATGGCCTTCGTGCCTCTGCTCGTCTTCCTCGATGGTACGTCGAAGATCGTCGTGCTCATGGCGGCACTGTTCTTTTTCAACCTGCTCCGGGGTATCTCCTCGGCGGCATGGATGCCGTGGATCACGGAGATCGTGCCCGAGCCTGTGAGGGGACGGTTTCTCTCGGTCGACCAGCTCTTCATGTATGTGGGAGCGCTTCTCTCGCTCATCGCCTCGGCGGTGCTCATGGCGGGAAAGGTCGATCCCTGGGAGTATTGCCTCGTATTTCTTCTGAGCGCCTTCTCCGCCACGGCGAGCCTGTTCGTGCTGCGTCGCATCCCCGAGGTGCCTCCGAGCGAGAAAAAGTCGCGCAATTCGCAAAAGGTGCCGTGGCGCGCGATGCTCTCCTATCCGCCCTTTCGCGAGCTGATCATTTTCAACCTCCTCTTCATGTCGGTCGTGGGCAGCCTCGGCGTCTTTACCGTCGAGTACCTGCGGGAGGTGGGGCATTTCGATGTATCCTCGGTGATGTACATCTCGGCCTTTTCCTTTGTCGGGGCGCTCATCGCGCTGCCATTCAGCGGAAAAATCGTCGACCAGACCGGGAGCAAGCCGCTCATGCGATTCGCCACGGCGATGTTTTCCGCTGTGATCTTCCTCTGGTTCCTCGCTGCCGCCAGCGTCGTTCCGACCTCCATGTCGCTTATCGCGACCCTTAATGTCTTCTCCGGCATCGCGTCGGCAAATTTCAACCTCGCCAATGCCCGCATCACCATGGCGACCATGCCCGAGATGGGGCGGAATCACTTTTTTGCCCTCTTCACCGTCATCACCAGCCTCGGGCTGGGCGCTGCGCCCGTCATGTGGGGCCTCACCCTCGACATGATCGGCACCTACGAGGCCGTCACGGGCGTTTTTCACTGGAAGCGGCACAGTATTTACTTTCTGGCCCTCCTCGTTATCAACATCGTCGCATTCCTGTACATTCCGCGTCTCCACGAGTCGCCGGGGTCCGAAGGGAGGGAATCCCTGTCGATCTACCGACGGCTGAAGAGCCTTACGCAGTTCCGGCACCGCTAA
- a CDS encoding ABC transporter permease: protein MIQRSFSLFLALRYLRPKRTFLSIITLISILGVTLGVMVLILVISVMTGFERELERKVVGFDAHVVVSRMDSPLTNWEELQDKILKLKDVVAAAPFVQGPVLVEHENIRVAPKIRGIDPEAEEKVTELKQFIVQGDLDLDGDKVILGSELAALLHARVGDKITLYSPGNVSQIFNELDRIQKEGNKSDAAALKQMILPRELTVTGIFESGRYLYDSDFMLVPLYVAQEVYDLGGDIHGLAIRTTDRYRADAVKEEIQGILKYPDTAMTWIDMNKQIFDAIKMERNVMFFILLFIVLVAAFGIMNTLITVTVQKTREIGIMKALGAQTMQIVGVFMAQGVVVGLFGTIVGLITGISLVQYRNQVSDFLANVFHIEVFPRSVYQFSEIPAEIVPSDVAIICTSAFIICSLAALIPAYFAARLDPVKALRYE from the coding sequence ATGATCCAACGCAGTTTCAGCCTTTTCCTCGCGCTCCGCTACCTGCGGCCAAAGCGCACGTTTCTCTCCATCATCACGCTCATCTCGATCCTGGGTGTCACCCTCGGCGTGATGGTGCTCATCCTCGTCATCAGCGTCATGACCGGCTTTGAGCGGGAACTCGAGCGCAAGGTCGTCGGCTTCGACGCCCACGTGGTCGTTTCCCGCATGGACAGTCCGCTGACAAACTGGGAGGAGCTTCAGGACAAGATTCTCAAGCTCAAGGACGTCGTCGCAGCTGCGCCCTTCGTCCAGGGTCCCGTCCTGGTGGAACACGAGAACATCCGCGTCGCACCGAAGATCCGCGGCATCGATCCCGAGGCCGAGGAAAAGGTCACGGAGTTGAAGCAGTTCATTGTCCAGGGCGATCTCGATCTCGATGGGGACAAGGTGATACTCGGCTCCGAGCTGGCCGCCCTCCTGCATGCACGGGTGGGGGACAAGATCACCCTCTACTCGCCCGGCAACGTCAGCCAGATCTTCAACGAGCTCGACCGCATTCAGAAGGAAGGCAACAAATCCGACGCCGCCGCGCTCAAGCAGATGATCCTGCCCCGAGAGCTTACCGTTACAGGCATCTTTGAGAGTGGGCGCTATCTTTACGATAGCGACTTCATGCTCGTGCCGCTCTACGTCGCCCAGGAGGTCTATGATCTCGGCGGCGACATCCATGGTCTCGCCATCCGCACCACCGACCGTTACCGCGCCGATGCCGTGAAGGAGGAGATTCAGGGAATCCTCAAATACCCGGATACGGCGATGACCTGGATCGACATGAACAAGCAGATATTCGACGCCATCAAGATGGAACGGAACGTCATGTTCTTCATCCTGCTCTTCATCGTCCTCGTTGCCGCCTTTGGCATCATGAATACCCTCATCACCGTGACCGTGCAAAAGACACGCGAGATCGGCATCATGAAAGCCCTCGGCGCCCAGACCATGCAGATTGTGGGCGTCTTTATGGCCCAGGGCGTCGTGGTGGGCCTCTTCGGCACGATCGTCGGCCTCATCACTGGCATTTCCCTTGTGCAATACCGCAATCAGGTCAGCGACTTCCTCGCCAATGTCTTCCACATAGAGGTCTTTCCGCGTTCCGTCTACCAGTTCAGCGAGATCCCGGCGGAAATCGTTCCCTCCGACGTCGCAATCATCTGTACCAGCGCCTTCATCATTTGTTCGCTGGCCGCACTCATTCCCGCCTATTTCGCCGCCCGCCTCGACCCCGTAAAAGCGCTCCGCTACGAGTAG
- a CDS encoding Dps family protein, producing the protein MSTETISKSESTAVVNNLKTLLADSYALMGQTHVAHWNVEGPAFFQLHTAFQTQYEELFEAVDEIAERLRALDVLSPGGLRTLADMSSISEIGIEQIPAKDYVAHLIESHEIVVSAAKAVRDSAGSVEDLETQDLAIGRIQTHEKTLWMLKSFLKNL; encoded by the coding sequence ATGAGTACGGAAACCATCTCAAAATCGGAGTCGACTGCGGTCGTCAATAACTTGAAAACCCTCCTCGCGGACAGCTACGCGCTGATGGGACAAACGCACGTTGCTCACTGGAATGTTGAGGGACCGGCCTTCTTCCAGCTGCACACGGCATTCCAGACTCAGTACGAGGAACTCTTTGAGGCGGTGGATGAGATCGCCGAGCGCCTGCGCGCTCTCGATGTATTGTCCCCGGGCGGTCTACGCACCCTCGCCGACATGTCGAGCATCTCCGAGATCGGAATCGAGCAGATCCCGGCCAAGGATTATGTCGCCCATCTCATTGAATCTCACGAGATCGTTGTGAGCGCCGCCAAGGCTGTCCGCGACAGCGCGGGGTCCGTGGAAGATCTCGAGACCCAGGATCTCGCCATCGGCCGCATCCAGACCCACGAAAAGACTCTGTGGATGCTCAAGAGCTTCCTCAAGAATCTGTAA
- a CDS encoding DEAD/DEAH box helicase — translation MSFQDLGLSDAVVHGVQRMGYVDPSPIQLQAIPVILSGKDLIASAQTGTGKTAAFGLPILSKLDSPQEFPRCLILEPTRELAMQVETAFRDFSRFMHLEIALLFGGVGYGKQKDTLLKGCDVVAATPGRLLDHIEQRTINLSKLEILVLDEVDRMLDMGFLPDVRRIVEKCPKERQTLLFSATVPEEIGRLASWCLRDPEKIEIGARRSPAETVTHALYPVAASQKFDLLIALLKRTEFESVLIFCRTKEGADRIARKLKTENHSVAVLHSNRTQQERIDALEGFKDGRYEVMVATDIAARGIDIAGVSHVINYDVPQHPEDYVHRIGRTGRAQSIGDAFTIMTAEELPHVKDIERFIDQKITRQKLEDFDYVFSAIFNEDSVAAALKGAKGVRTHKGMRFGASRKRR, via the coding sequence ATGTCTTTCCAAGATTTGGGACTCTCCGATGCTGTTGTCCACGGCGTACAGCGCATGGGATATGTCGACCCATCACCCATCCAGCTCCAAGCCATTCCCGTTATTCTCTCTGGAAAGGACCTGATCGCCTCCGCTCAGACCGGCACCGGTAAGACGGCCGCCTTCGGCCTCCCGATTCTGTCCAAGCTCGATTCGCCGCAGGAGTTTCCCCGCTGCCTCATCCTCGAGCCTACGCGTGAACTCGCCATGCAGGTTGAGACCGCGTTCCGTGACTTTTCCCGCTTCATGCACCTGGAGATCGCGCTGCTCTTCGGCGGAGTGGGTTACGGGAAGCAAAAGGATACCCTTTTGAAGGGGTGTGATGTCGTTGCCGCCACTCCGGGCCGTCTCCTTGACCATATTGAGCAAAGGACCATCAATCTTTCCAAACTTGAGATTCTCGTCCTCGACGAAGTCGACCGCATGCTCGACATGGGCTTCCTGCCTGACGTGCGCCGTATCGTGGAGAAATGCCCCAAGGAACGCCAAACGCTGCTCTTCTCAGCCACGGTGCCGGAGGAAATCGGCCGTCTGGCCTCCTGGTGCCTGCGCGATCCCGAGAAAATCGAGATCGGTGCCCGTCGTTCGCCGGCTGAGACGGTGACCCACGCACTTTACCCTGTCGCGGCCAGCCAGAAGTTTGACCTCCTCATCGCGCTCCTCAAGCGTACGGAATTTGAAAGCGTGCTCATTTTCTGCCGCACAAAGGAAGGGGCCGATCGAATCGCCCGCAAACTGAAGACCGAGAATCATTCCGTAGCCGTGCTTCACTCCAATCGCACCCAGCAGGAGCGGATCGACGCCCTGGAAGGATTCAAGGACGGCCGCTACGAGGTGATGGTCGCTACCGATATCGCTGCTCGTGGCATCGATATCGCGGGTGTTTCGCACGTGATAAACTACGACGTGCCGCAGCATCCCGAGGACTACGTGCACCGCATCGGTCGCACTGGCCGCGCCCAGAGTATTGGCGATGCGTTTACCATCATGACGGCTGAGGAATTGCCGCATGTGAAGGACATCGAGCGCTTCATCGACCAGAAGATTACTCGCCAGAAGCTGGAAGATTTCGACTACGTCTTTTCGGCGATTTTCAACGAGGATTCGGTCGCCGCAGCCCTCAAGGGAGCCAAGGGGGTGCGTACCCACAAGGGGATGCGCTTCGGCGCCTCCCGCAAGAGACGCTAG
- a CDS encoding AEC family transporter, translated as MGAQYVSLLQIVAPVFVVMAVGYAIRKLGILSAEADRSLIRTTVTVLAPSLALDTIIGNEALRSPANWLIPPLAGVGTVALGILVARIFSKGLPGTNPRVRKTFVFTTSVQNYAYIPLPLCLVLFGKETVGVLFALVLGVELSFWSIALWQLTRGTEARSWRQTINPQVVAIPSAMLLNAIGAEHWIPAAIDSTFHLLGVCAVPLGLLMSGALVADHINFSALKKGSRTILLATVARVVTLPVLILAITALVPFDPNLKAILVLQAAMPAAIFPIVVTKVHDGDVPTALQVVLGTSLIGLFAIPLWIGFGLHWVRGY; from the coding sequence ATGGGAGCTCAGTACGTTTCCCTATTGCAGATCGTCGCTCCGGTCTTCGTCGTCATGGCGGTCGGCTATGCCATCCGCAAACTCGGCATCCTCTCGGCTGAGGCCGATCGATCCTTGATCCGGACCACCGTCACCGTACTGGCGCCCAGCCTCGCGCTGGATACCATTATCGGAAATGAAGCCCTGAGATCTCCGGCAAACTGGCTCATCCCTCCTCTCGCCGGTGTCGGCACCGTCGCATTAGGCATCCTTGTGGCCCGCATATTCTCCAAGGGCCTGCCCGGTACCAACCCCAGGGTACGAAAGACATTCGTCTTCACCACATCGGTACAAAACTATGCCTATATCCCGCTGCCACTTTGCCTGGTCTTGTTTGGAAAGGAAACCGTCGGCGTGCTTTTCGCACTGGTGCTCGGAGTGGAGCTCTCCTTCTGGAGCATTGCTCTCTGGCAGCTAACCCGCGGAACAGAGGCAAGAAGCTGGCGGCAGACGATCAACCCCCAGGTCGTCGCCATCCCGAGCGCAATGCTCCTGAATGCCATCGGCGCGGAGCATTGGATTCCCGCCGCCATTGACTCGACTTTTCACCTCCTCGGCGTTTGCGCAGTGCCGCTGGGTTTGCTCATGAGCGGAGCTCTAGTCGCAGATCACATCAACTTCTCCGCCCTCAAGAAAGGTTCCCGCACGATCCTGCTCGCCACCGTGGCGCGAGTCGTAACCCTGCCAGTGCTTATACTGGCGATCACAGCGCTGGTTCCGTTTGACCCCAACCTGAAAGCAATACTCGTTCTCCAGGCAGCCATGCCTGCAGCCATCTTCCCGATCGTTGTCACGAAAGTTCACGATGGCGATGTCCCCACCGCCCTGCAGGTTGTGCTTGGGACCTCATTGATCGGTCTCTTTGCGATCCCCCTGTGGATCGGCTTCGGCCTCCATTGGGTGCGAGGATACTAA
- a CDS encoding nucleoside recognition domain-containing protein, translating to MLNWIWLGLIVLAVALGALTGQLDAVTNAAFTACKTAVMDLALPLAGIMAFWLGMMRIAEKAGLVAILAKALRPIMRRLFPEVPTNHPAMGSMVMNMAANMLGLSNAATPLGLRAMQDLEKLNTRPGTATNAMCTFLAINTSSIQLIPATTVALLAAAGSKEPTAIIGTSFIATICSTAVAIIVVKFFEKLPMFAIPPVMPPVNKVALPGEKDDTDLEALPDPASSLQGWAQALLAVMGCLFFGVFVLMAFFPEYFQGLVNHIRSMLSFPANYTPGEAWFSKPWYERSIATISLLAIPLIVIVFPLYAAGRRVPVYEEFVEGAKEGFQVAIRIIPYLVAILVAVGMFRAAGGIDLLSRPLALLLTPFGLPSELLPMIFMRPLSGSGTTALFAELIKQYGPDSLIARMGGTIMGSTETTFYVLAVYFGSVAIRRTRHAVAAGLTADFAGVIAAVVVCNIVFR from the coding sequence ATGCTCAACTGGATCTGGCTAGGCCTCATCGTTCTCGCCGTCGCATTGGGAGCACTCACCGGCCAACTCGATGCGGTGACCAATGCCGCCTTTACCGCCTGCAAAACCGCGGTAATGGATCTCGCCCTGCCGCTGGCGGGTATCATGGCCTTCTGGCTCGGGATGATGCGCATCGCGGAAAAGGCCGGCCTGGTGGCCATCCTTGCCAAGGCACTCCGCCCCATCATGCGCCGCCTTTTCCCGGAGGTGCCGACGAATCACCCCGCCATGGGTTCGATGGTGATGAACATGGCCGCCAACATGCTCGGCCTGAGCAACGCCGCCACACCGCTGGGCCTGCGGGCCATGCAGGATCTGGAGAAGCTGAATACCCGCCCCGGCACCGCGACCAACGCGATGTGTACTTTTCTCGCGATCAATACGAGTTCGATCCAGCTCATCCCGGCAACCACGGTGGCGCTCCTCGCTGCGGCCGGATCGAAGGAGCCAACTGCAATCATCGGCACTTCCTTCATTGCCACGATCTGCTCCACCGCGGTCGCCATCATCGTGGTGAAGTTTTTCGAGAAGCTCCCGATGTTCGCGATTCCCCCCGTCATGCCACCGGTCAACAAGGTCGCGCTCCCCGGCGAGAAGGATGATACCGATCTCGAAGCCCTGCCCGATCCCGCCAGCTCCCTCCAGGGGTGGGCACAGGCATTGCTCGCCGTCATGGGGTGCCTGTTCTTTGGCGTATTCGTCCTCATGGCGTTCTTCCCGGAGTATTTTCAGGGCTTGGTAAACCACATTCGCTCCATGCTTTCCTTCCCAGCCAATTATACCCCCGGGGAGGCATGGTTCTCCAAACCGTGGTATGAACGTTCCATTGCCACGATTTCCCTGCTTGCCATCCCGCTGATCGTCATCGTCTTTCCCCTGTATGCCGCCGGTCGCCGGGTCCCGGTGTATGAAGAATTTGTCGAAGGAGCCAAGGAAGGTTTCCAGGTGGCTATTCGCATCATTCCCTACCTGGTCGCGATCCTGGTCGCGGTCGGAATGTTTCGAGCTGCCGGAGGCATCGATTTGCTTTCGCGCCCTCTGGCGCTATTACTTACCCCCTTCGGTCTGCCATCGGAACTTCTGCCGATGATCTTCATGCGCCCATTGAGCGGCAGTGGTACGACAGCGCTCTTCGCGGAACTGATCAAACAGTACGGTCCTGACAGCCTCATCGCCCGCATGGGAGGCACCATCATGGGGAGTACAGAGACCACCTTTTACGTGCTGGCGGTCTACTTTGGTTCGGTGGCGATTCGCCGCACGCGTCATGCCGTGGCCGCAGGTCTGACCGCAGACTTCGCTGGAGTTATCGCCGCAGTGGTCGTCTGCAACATCGTCTTTCGCTAG
- a CDS encoding peptidoglycan-binding domain-containing protein, whose product MKIRSLFAVALVGLAISAGTSLAGGGWGPGYCPPPPPNCGPRWGGSTASFGITFGAPITPVYRRVYYQPAPVVYQPAPVIVTPAPVYYGSNYGPNALIAAQSRLYRLGYYRGSVDGEFGPQTSRAIQHYQVDNGLPVTGRLDRRTMASLGI is encoded by the coding sequence ATGAAAATTCGTTCACTCTTCGCAGTGGCACTGGTCGGTTTGGCAATTTCTGCCGGAACATCACTGGCTGGAGGCGGATGGGGACCAGGATATTGCCCGCCACCACCTCCGAACTGCGGTCCGCGATGGGGTGGCTCCACGGCCTCATTTGGCATCACTTTCGGAGCCCCAATCACCCCGGTCTATCGCCGCGTGTACTACCAGCCTGCGCCGGTCGTCTACCAGCCAGCACCGGTCATCGTAACACCGGCTCCCGTCTACTACGGCTCTAATTATGGCCCGAATGCCCTCATTGCGGCGCAATCCCGCCTCTACCGCCTGGGTTATTACCGGGGTTCGGTCGATGGGGAATTTGGCCCACAGACCAGCCGTGCGATCCAGCACTACCAGGTCGATAACGGACTTCCTGTTACCGGTCGGCTGGATCGCCGCACGATGGCCAGTCTCGGCATCTAG
- a CDS encoding LemA family protein → MNFSIIYWIIGAVFVIGALYGLGQYNGLIVLRNHMAEAWSDIDTELKRRYDLIPNMVEVVRSYARHERDVLETVVRLRAECMAPHGTVDQRAVDERRLSSALGGLLAVAESYPGLKADHAFSRLQNELVETENRIQAARRFYNGNVRDYRNKVESFPGSLVAAAFGFGSVEFLEFDPEISRLSDIRLP, encoded by the coding sequence ATGAATTTCTCGATCATATATTGGATTATCGGAGCGGTTTTCGTGATAGGCGCTCTTTATGGACTGGGCCAATACAATGGCCTCATCGTCCTGCGAAATCACATGGCCGAGGCATGGAGCGACATCGATACGGAGCTAAAGAGGCGATACGATCTCATTCCCAACATGGTGGAAGTCGTGCGGAGCTATGCCCGTCACGAGCGGGACGTTCTGGAGACTGTCGTCAGATTGAGGGCCGAGTGCATGGCTCCGCATGGCACTGTCGATCAACGGGCCGTGGACGAGAGGAGACTCTCATCGGCCTTGGGAGGGCTTCTCGCCGTGGCGGAGTCTTATCCCGGGCTAAAGGCCGATCACGCGTTTTCTCGCCTCCAGAATGAACTCGTGGAGACGGAAAATCGTATTCAGGCTGCGCGGCGATTCTACAATGGAAACGTCAGAGACTACCGAAACAAGGTAGAATCATTTCCGGGGAGCTTGGTTGCCGCAGCGTTTGGATTTGGGTCAGTCGAGTTTCTGGAATTTGACCCCGAGATATCCAGGCTGAGCGACATCCGCCTGCCATAG
- a CDS encoding HAD family hydrolase, with protein sequence MPNIRLLSTDFDGTLIGFDSDGRCSTEFALAIREYHAGGGLWAINTGRSVEHAVQGLRRFDPPVMPDFLLTCEREVYRRLADGQWEAHGHWNETCRQRHEELYSLAEELYTLIAARAEKIGGIEMIWEEGRLVGFVTRTEELMETFLKEVDLLSADFVDFSYQRNTVYLRFCHRDYHKGSALGELCRLEGMDPARVLAAGDHYNDIPMLDGRHARHTACPANAIEAVKHRVRLSGGYVADRNYADGIADALAFFERKEAEGFRTTASVGNVM encoded by the coding sequence ATGCCAAATATCCGACTCCTGAGCACAGATTTTGACGGTACGTTGATCGGATTTGATTCCGATGGACGTTGCTCAACCGAATTTGCCCTGGCGATCCGTGAATATCACGCGGGAGGCGGCCTTTGGGCCATCAATACCGGGCGCAGTGTGGAGCATGCCGTCCAGGGATTGCGGCGATTTGATCCGCCGGTCATGCCGGACTTTCTGCTGACCTGCGAGCGGGAGGTATATCGGCGGCTGGCGGATGGGCAATGGGAGGCTCACGGGCACTGGAATGAAACCTGTCGCCAGCGCCATGAAGAGCTCTATTCGTTGGCGGAGGAGCTTTATACACTGATCGCCGCCCGGGCGGAGAAAATCGGGGGCATCGAAATGATCTGGGAAGAGGGAAGACTGGTCGGTTTCGTCACCAGGACGGAAGAGTTGATGGAGACATTTCTGAAGGAGGTTGATCTGCTCTCCGCAGACTTTGTTGACTTTTCCTATCAGCGAAACACGGTTTACCTGCGCTTTTGTCATCGCGATTATCACAAAGGGTCTGCGCTGGGAGAGCTTTGCCGACTGGAAGGTATGGACCCGGCAAGGGTGCTTGCGGCAGGTGATCATTACAACGACATCCCGATGCTGGACGGGAGGCATGCCAGACACACGGCCTGCCCTGCCAATGCGATCGAAGCGGTGAAGCATCGGGTGCGTCTCTCGGGAGGCTATGTCGCAGACCGGAATTACGCGGACGGTATAGCCGATGCCCTGGCTTTTTTTGAAAGAAAAGAGGCGGAGGGCTTTCGCACCACCGCCTCGGTTGGGAATGTAATGTGA